The Clostridium sp. AWRP genome has a window encoding:
- a CDS encoding sulfite exporter TauE/SafE family protein, giving the protein MKEGMTLAVQIILVMFIVGITLGFVGAGGSGFIISILTVIFGFTIHVSLGTALAAMIFSSISGAFSHYREGDAVLKVGLAVGIFGAIGSWTSSNFSAIIPASELKWMTSGMLYLSALILWIRMFIIEKRHSSEDKNSLPNGMSFWIRACGIGLVTGSISGLFGIGSACFIQIGLMFILRMSVRQSVGTTMMVIIPIALAGGAGYYHLGYLDMHLLIEVVVGTITGSYIGAKFTKRVPIPILKVAMLLVPITAATLLII; this is encoded by the coding sequence TTGAAAGAAGGAATGACGTTGGCAGTACAGATAATACTTGTAATGTTCATAGTTGGAATTACACTTGGATTTGTAGGGGCAGGTGGTTCTGGATTTATAATATCCATTTTGACTGTAATTTTTGGATTTACCATTCATGTGTCCCTTGGGACTGCTTTAGCTGCAATGATTTTTTCATCTATATCTGGAGCTTTTAGCCACTATAGAGAAGGTGACGCTGTACTAAAAGTGGGACTTGCCGTAGGAATTTTCGGAGCTATTGGCTCTTGGACTAGCTCTAATTTCTCTGCAATTATACCTGCTAGTGAATTAAAATGGATGACTTCAGGAATGTTATATTTGTCAGCCTTAATTTTATGGATTCGTATGTTTATTATAGAAAAGAGACATTCTTCTGAAGATAAAAATTCTTTACCTAATGGCATGAGTTTCTGGATACGTGCCTGTGGAATAGGACTTGTTACAGGGTCCATTTCAGGTTTGTTTGGCATAGGGTCCGCTTGTTTTATACAAATCGGATTGATGTTTATTCTACGTATGTCAGTACGTCAATCTGTAGGTACTACTATGATGGTAATTATACCTATTGCTCTAGCTGGAGGAGCAGGATATTATCACTTAGGGTATTTAGACATGCATCTCCTCATTGAAGTAGTAGTAGGTACAATAACAGGTTCCTATATAGGTGCTAAATTTACAAAAAGAGTACCTATACCAATATTAAAGGTTGCAATGCTTTTAGTTCCTATTACAGCCGCCACCTTACTCATAATTTAA
- a CDS encoding cation-transporting P-type ATPase, with translation MIEWYKRSWSEIVKELNSNTYYGLDEDQISPLREKYGKNHIVMPDSKSLFHLTMVQFKEIWVISLILCTAIFFCLGMFIQTSLSLVIIFLNIFAVALEQYKEERNFKELRKLNFGTARVIREGRTMRIPFEELVVGDIVIVEQGQLIPADMRIIESNDLKIDECSVTGESFISEKYESKIGDNELTLSDMKNILFKSSSVVSGDGTGIVIAVGMDTQVANMVKLLLKEEADRKSFGFRLNKIFNTFSKILIFGLLIAGGISNYIFHHEIYYSLRRVANVYLLSLPQTFSVIILLMGIILFKNLEKRNINFKDLSSVEKLSEISTVCTDKVGAFSKNKMDIVKAYGSTGFIDISEESLEDGIHESLYRMMHIGLLCNDVKSINGNIENSREHLVEQALIKFCQQNGMDKKDLDRRHKRIFQILFDSERRIMTTVNRMDDKYRAHVKGATDSIVDRCTHMMKNGVEVEITEEDIKAIKDADISMANDCLYVVAFAYRNFNYEPSPKENIESNLVFVGLIGFDNMLKENAVNSIKKALSLSIKPIIITEDNKLTALSVGKKLNFVSRLSQIISGVEIDNMKDEEFERIGGKVSIFSMINSKHKVKIVKTLKSYGYITAITGWKLTDLPALKMSNVGITNTKSNIVKKLCDIFTENMDFMSIIDTIEDSRKIMHMIKKMIVYIISCSTGFFVFLMISLLFDLNIPNNMIVESLCFNSVLVFLSSLALMYQYKEEEGDYDTYTIDKDIIKENVSFIVFGGFLMGVLAFGVFYFANIQKNKFPLFTSISLLNTCAVLFVYSFSNEKFFNNLYSNAIVIINVIVQLIGILVLGNFQILFDINYWKIFLIGTVIWFIFCMVYKFSKNEYV, from the coding sequence ATGATTGAGTGGTACAAACGCTCCTGGAGTGAAATAGTAAAGGAATTAAATAGTAACACATACTATGGACTTGATGAAGATCAAATTAGCCCTCTTAGAGAAAAGTATGGGAAAAATCACATTGTTATGCCGGATAGTAAAAGTTTGTTTCATCTTACTATGGTGCAGTTTAAGGAAATATGGGTTATATCTTTAATTTTATGCACTGCCATATTTTTCTGTTTAGGTATGTTTATACAGACATCTTTGTCTCTGGTTATAATATTTTTAAATATTTTTGCTGTAGCATTAGAACAATATAAGGAAGAGAGAAATTTTAAAGAGCTGAGGAAATTAAATTTTGGAACAGCCAGGGTAATAAGAGAAGGAAGAACTATGAGGATACCTTTTGAAGAATTGGTAGTAGGAGATATAGTTATAGTTGAACAGGGCCAATTAATACCAGCTGATATGAGAATTATAGAAAGCAATGATTTAAAAATAGATGAATGCTCCGTTACAGGAGAAAGCTTTATATCGGAAAAATATGAATCTAAAATAGGTGATAATGAACTGACACTTTCGGATATGAAAAATATACTATTTAAATCATCTTCCGTTGTTTCAGGAGATGGTACAGGGATAGTTATAGCTGTGGGAATGGATACTCAAGTAGCTAATATGGTAAAACTTTTACTGAAAGAAGAAGCGGACAGGAAATCTTTTGGTTTTAGGCTCAATAAGATTTTTAATACATTTAGTAAAATTTTAATTTTTGGCCTTTTAATTGCTGGAGGAATATCTAATTACATATTTCATCACGAAATTTATTATAGCTTAAGGAGAGTGGCAAATGTATATTTACTCTCCTTGCCTCAGACATTCTCAGTAATAATTTTACTTATGGGAATTATTTTATTTAAAAATCTGGAAAAAAGGAATATAAATTTTAAAGATTTATCTAGCGTAGAAAAACTTTCAGAAATATCAACTGTCTGTACAGATAAAGTTGGGGCTTTTTCTAAAAATAAAATGGATATTGTAAAAGCTTATGGAAGTACTGGATTTATTGATATTAGTGAGGAATCTTTAGAGGATGGCATACATGAAAGTTTGTATAGAATGATGCATATAGGTCTTCTATGCAATGATGTTAAGTCTATAAATGGCAACATAGAAAATTCTAGAGAACATTTAGTAGAACAGGCTCTTATAAAATTTTGCCAACAAAATGGAATGGATAAGAAAGATTTAGACAGAAGACATAAGAGAATATTTCAAATTTTATTTGATAGTGAAAGACGTATAATGACAACTGTAAATAGAATGGATGACAAATATAGAGCTCATGTAAAGGGAGCAACTGATTCTATTGTAGATAGATGTACACATATGATGAAAAATGGTGTAGAAGTTGAGATAACAGAAGAAGATATAAAAGCTATAAAAGATGCAGATATTAGTATGGCTAATGATTGCCTTTATGTGGTAGCATTTGCCTATAGAAATTTCAACTATGAACCAAGTCCTAAAGAAAATATTGAGAGTAATTTAGTTTTTGTGGGGTTAATTGGGTTTGATAATATGCTCAAGGAAAATGCAGTAAATTCTATAAAGAAGGCTCTTTCACTTTCCATTAAACCTATTATAATCACAGAAGATAACAAACTTACAGCTTTATCTGTAGGAAAAAAGCTAAATTTTGTATCTAGGCTTTCACAAATAATTTCTGGTGTGGAGATAGATAATATGAAAGATGAAGAATTTGAACGCATAGGAGGAAAAGTTAGTATTTTTTCTATGATAAATTCTAAGCATAAAGTAAAGATAGTTAAGACTTTAAAAAGTTATGGATATATAACTGCTATAACTGGATGGAAGCTAACGGATTTGCCTGCACTTAAAATGTCTAATGTTGGAATAACTAATACTAAAAGCAACATAGTAAAAAAATTATGTGATATATTTACAGAAAACATGGATTTTATGAGTATTATAGATACCATAGAAGATTCAAGAAAAATTATGCATATGATTAAAAAAATGATTGTTTATATCATAAGTTGTAGTACTGGTTTTTTTGTGTTTTTGATGATAAGTTTGCTATTCGACCTTAATATTCCGAATAATATGATTGTGGAGTCACTCTGCTTCAACAGCGTACTTGTGTTTTTATCATCCCTAGCTCTTATGTATCAGTACAAGGAAGAAGAAGGAGACTATGATACGTATACTATTGATAAAGATATAATTAAAGAAAACGTGAGTTTTATTGTTTTTGGAGGATTTTTAATGGGGGTTTTAGCATTTGGAGTTTTCTACTTTGCTAATATACAAAAAAATAAATTTCCGCTATTTACTTCTATTTCGTTACTAAATACCTGTGCTGTGTTGTTTGTATACAGCTTTTCAAATGAAAAATTCTTCAATAATCTATATTCAAATGCAATTGTAATTATAAATGTTATTGTTCAGTTGATTGGTATATTAGTTTTAGGAAACTTTCAAATTTTATTTGACATAAATTACTGGAAGATATTTTTAATTGGCACTGTCATTTGGTTTATATTTTGTATGGTCTACAAATTTAGTAAAAATGAGTATGTTTAA
- a CDS encoding ComEC/Rec2 family competence protein, whose translation MKRPLVFYSISLALGSLSALVFLDNVFIAAAIAASFFITMFYTLKIKFCILNAIFFIFGVASFNMYFNIRLQNPSQIRVVEKKNYYFIGDCRGRKIILENKLDKLKEGENIKVYGNFKRELNAQKGIIGTYYIEKYETGKQDFIYSIYKFKRNIYEKFKKVIGEERAALVMALCYGETSYISQDEMQKFQKLGVIHAVSVSGFHMAIIYQVLESIVGLKIAVIVSALYVFFTGMAAATMRSFIMILLFKLSKILFKEYDSISSLSLSALLLIAVRPYYVVDLGFDLSFLATLGILLYNRKIYRKLFMLPQKLASSMSLTFSSQIFTLPYIAFTIQNFSWGFMLGNLFLLPLFSIIVVLGNAALCICFVEPLFKLLCKAMEVIFTAIDGANMAVLKLCPEIIYLKYIDGLAFIAVFVSFLMYKKGHKKLKYVPIVCLILAFLGVYAPFMNITFINNDNGKAAIIKHGIDKVMICSYDDFHSSWITNIKDDQYIGKVITNPIKNFTYIINSSSYLKIDDDINSKLHVKNKEIQILFDDGNKNDTEVFNRNKCIFIPRIKSKNKNSTKKYENPLEGSTSYVIIFNMIFKIPTICD comes from the coding sequence ATGAAAAGACCATTGGTGTTTTACTCTATCTCCTTGGCGTTAGGGTCTTTATCTGCTTTAGTATTTTTAGATAATGTTTTTATAGCTGCAGCAATAGCAGCTTCTTTTTTTATAACAATGTTTTATACCTTAAAAATTAAATTTTGTATTTTAAATGCTATTTTTTTTATTTTTGGAGTGGCAAGTTTCAATATGTATTTTAATATACGGCTTCAAAATCCTTCTCAAATTAGGGTAGTGGAAAAGAAAAACTACTATTTTATAGGAGATTGTAGAGGAAGAAAAATTATTTTGGAAAATAAATTGGATAAGTTAAAGGAAGGAGAAAATATAAAGGTATATGGCAATTTTAAAAGAGAATTAAATGCACAAAAAGGTATAATAGGTACTTACTATATAGAAAAATATGAGACTGGAAAACAAGATTTTATATATTCCATATATAAATTTAAAAGAAATATATATGAAAAATTTAAAAAAGTAATAGGTGAAGAAAGAGCAGCTCTTGTTATGGCATTATGCTATGGTGAAACTTCATATATTAGTCAAGATGAAATGCAGAAGTTTCAAAAACTTGGAGTAATTCACGCAGTAAGTGTATCAGGTTTTCATATGGCCATAATATATCAGGTATTGGAGAGTATAGTAGGACTTAAAATAGCTGTGATTGTATCAGCACTTTATGTATTTTTTACGGGTATGGCAGCTGCAACTATGAGATCATTTATAATGATACTTTTATTTAAATTGTCAAAAATATTGTTTAAAGAATATGACAGCATATCTTCTCTCAGCTTGTCAGCTCTGCTTTTAATAGCTGTAAGACCATATTATGTAGTGGATTTAGGATTTGACCTTTCTTTTTTAGCAACTCTTGGAATACTTCTGTACAATAGGAAAATTTATAGAAAACTTTTTATGCTTCCACAAAAATTGGCCTCTAGCATGAGTTTAACTTTTAGTTCTCAAATATTTACTCTACCCTATATTGCATTTACAATTCAAAATTTTAGCTGGGGATTTATGCTTGGAAATTTATTTTTGCTTCCCCTTTTTTCAATTATAGTTGTTTTAGGAAATGCTGCACTTTGTATATGCTTTGTAGAACCTTTATTTAAATTATTGTGTAAAGCTATGGAAGTTATTTTTACTGCCATAGATGGTGCCAACATGGCTGTTTTGAAACTATGTCCTGAAATTATATATTTAAAGTATATAGACGGACTTGCATTTATTGCAGTATTTGTAAGCTTCCTAATGTATAAAAAGGGACATAAAAAATTAAAATATGTTCCAATAGTATGTCTTATTTTAGCGTTTTTAGGAGTTTATGCACCATTTATGAATATAACTTTCATAAATAATGACAATGGAAAGGCCGCAATTATAAAACATGGAATAGATAAAGTTATGATATGCAGCTATGATGACTTCCATTCCAGTTGGATAACAAATATAAAAGACGATCAGTATATAGGAAAAGTAATAACCAACCCCATAAAAAACTTTACCTATATAATAAATAGTAGTTCCTATTTAAAGATAGATGATGATATAAATTCCAAACTTCATGTAAAAAATAAGGAAATCCAAATTTTATTTGATGATGGAAATAAAAATGATACTGAAGTTTTTAATAGAAACAAGTGCATATTTATTCCTAGAATTAAATCTAAAAATAAAAATTCAACTAAAAAGTATGAGAATCCACTAGAAGGCAGTACTTCTTATGTTATAATATTTAATATGATTTTTAAAATACCTACAATATGCGATTAA
- the holA gene encoding DNA polymerase III subunit delta yields MIDIFTFEKNLEKGDLRNCYLFCGIDELLIKENIKALIKKVINPNFMDLNYMKFDGSSIESFNPVINACETLPFMSEKKVVLVYRASFFGEDKNKLSTEFKTIHSYLKNLPKHCILIFYYVFKSKRDKPGRKIYSVDKDICVVKTDKVKGKQLENKVQEFFYERGKDIKKLDLRIFCSLMNENNLSIIENEVEKLCCYTYGRNIEREDMKKMFLRSGDEDIFDLVNAISDKKIKDALYMLNELMYKGYKISYILSMVERQFNLLFKIKMCLEERITKEEIMKELNIKSEYGYSIMVKQSKKFTINQLKKAVTLCLNTEKRIKSLSIDEKTEMELLIINTIA; encoded by the coding sequence TTGATAGACATATTTACCTTTGAAAAAAATTTAGAAAAGGGAGATTTGAGAAATTGTTACTTGTTTTGTGGTATAGATGAACTACTTATAAAAGAAAATATAAAAGCTTTAATTAAAAAAGTTATAAATCCTAATTTTATGGATTTAAATTATATGAAATTTGATGGAAGTTCCATTGAGAGTTTTAATCCTGTAATAAATGCCTGTGAGACATTGCCCTTTATGAGTGAAAAAAAAGTTGTGCTTGTATATAGAGCTTCTTTTTTTGGTGAAGATAAAAATAAATTGTCCACTGAATTTAAGACTATACACAGTTACTTAAAAAACTTACCTAAACACTGTATTTTAATATTTTACTATGTATTTAAAAGTAAAAGAGATAAACCAGGAAGAAAAATATATAGTGTTGACAAGGACATTTGTGTTGTAAAAACTGATAAAGTAAAGGGAAAACAGCTGGAAAATAAAGTCCAAGAATTTTTCTATGAGCGTGGAAAAGATATAAAAAAATTAGATTTAAGGATATTCTGCAGCCTTATGAACGAAAATAATTTGAGCATAATAGAAAATGAAGTAGAAAAATTGTGCTGTTACACTTATGGAAGAAATATAGAGAGAGAAGACATGAAAAAGATGTTTTTAAGAAGCGGTGATGAGGATATATTTGATTTGGTAAATGCAATATCTGATAAAAAGATAAAAGACGCACTTTACATGTTAAATGAACTCATGTATAAAGGGTATAAAATAAGTTATATTTTATCTATGGTAGAGAGACAATTCAACCTTCTTTTTAAAATAAAAATGTGCTTGGAAGAGAGAATAACCAAAGAAGAAATTATGAAAGAGTTAAACATAAAATCAGAATATGGTTACAGCATTATGGTAAAACAGAGTAAAAAGTTTACAATAAATCAACTAAAAAAAGCAGTGACATTGTGTTTGAATACAGAAAAAAGAATAAAGAGTTTATCTATAGATGAGAAAACTGAAATGGAACTTTTGATAATAAATACAATTGCATAA
- the rpsT gene encoding 30S ribosomal protein S20, translating into MANIKSAKKRIKVIETKTLRNKIIKSSLKTTIKKFLASVETKNVEEAKVNFTAAVKALDMAESKGIIHKNKASRNKSKLAFKLNKLTA; encoded by the coding sequence ATGGCAAATATAAAATCAGCAAAAAAAAGAATAAAAGTTATTGAAACAAAAACACTTAGAAATAAAATTATAAAGTCTTCATTAAAGACTACTATAAAAAAATTCTTAGCTTCTGTTGAAACTAAAAACGTAGAAGAAGCTAAAGTTAATTTTACAGCAGCTGTAAAAGCTTTAGATATGGCTGAATCAAAAGGTATAATCCACAAAAATAAAGCATCAAGAAATAAATCTAAATTAGCTTTTAAGTTAAATAAATTAACTGCATAA
- the gpr gene encoding GPR endopeptidase: MFSVRTDLAVEAREVCRKERGEEVPGVETEEKIEDDIKITYVNIVDDVGEKVMGKPKGSYITIDMPKFTHYDGEIRDKVSKVVGKVLSGVIKIEDSAAVLVVGLGNWNITPDSLGPKVVSKLMVTRHLKQLVPDKIDEGIRPVCVISPGVLGITGIETGEIIRGVCEKVKPDLIVCIDALASRKMDRVNSTIQIGNTGISPGSGIGNRRMELSQKTLGVPVIAIGVPTVVDAATMANDTIDLLLDDLINKSKCGSEFYKMLKSVDKDEKQGVIQEIMEPYGENIIVTPKDVDLVMDSISKIIAGGINIALQPALDLEDINTYLN; encoded by the coding sequence ATGTTTAGTGTGAGAACTGATTTAGCGGTAGAGGCAAGAGAAGTATGTAGAAAAGAAAGAGGAGAAGAAGTTCCAGGTGTAGAGACAGAGGAAAAAATTGAAGATGACATAAAAATAACATATGTGAACATAGTAGATGACGTAGGAGAGAAGGTTATGGGAAAGCCAAAGGGATCTTATATAACTATAGATATGCCTAAGTTTACCCACTACGATGGTGAAATCAGAGATAAGGTAAGTAAAGTAGTTGGAAAAGTATTATCAGGAGTAATAAAAATAGAAGATAGCGCTGCGGTATTAGTTGTAGGATTGGGAAATTGGAATATAACTCCAGATTCACTGGGACCTAAAGTTGTTTCCAAATTAATGGTAACAAGGCATTTAAAGCAGCTTGTGCCAGACAAAATAGATGAAGGTATAAGGCCAGTATGTGTTATATCTCCTGGAGTGCTAGGAATTACGGGAATTGAGACAGGAGAAATTATAAGGGGAGTTTGTGAAAAGGTAAAGCCAGATTTAATAGTATGTATAGATGCACTGGCATCCAGAAAAATGGATAGGGTAAATTCAACAATACAAATAGGTAATACAGGGATATCTCCGGGTTCGGGGATAGGAAACAGAAGAATGGAATTGAGTCAGAAGACCTTAGGAGTTCCTGTAATAGCAATAGGAGTCCCTACGGTAGTAGATGCGGCTACTATGGCTAATGATACTATTGATTTGCTTTTGGATGACCTTATAAATAAAAGTAAATGCGGAAGCGAATTTTATAAAATGTTAAAATCTGTGGATAAGGATGAAAAACAAGGAGTTATACAAGAGATAATGGAACCTTATGGGGAAAATATTATAGTGACTCCTAAAGATGTGGATTTAGTAATGGATTCAATTTCGAAAATAATTGCAGGTGGTATAAACATAGCACTTCAGCCTGCTCTTGATTTAGAGGATATAAATACTTATTTAAATTAA
- a CDS encoding stage II sporulation protein P has product MCILMLTVILVIILPCIAKANSYSSNVKRNMFYVEVLNYAMPTVKTTSFSEDDMAENCFSIGNTILKTVGLDINNPKSLLGREVAFLGLGYSKNEDISFNEFKLDDKQIKKNGSTSKSNTQNDLNLENRDVTVYNPKLKKTLDVSKPEVLIYHTHTTESYKPGAANSFDTTQNVCAVGDVIVNELQNNYGISAINDKTVHDAEAYTQSYSRSAVTLDKYLKKYGDFKLIIDLHRDSVDDKKSVTARMNGENISKFMLVMARKNPHFDKNMAMANSIINTSNKLFPGLCKGVCYYNYGTRYFNQDKSNNAILMEIGADINTSDESKATGKYVARIIAEVLNNK; this is encoded by the coding sequence ATGTGTATTTTAATGTTAACGGTAATACTAGTTATCATTTTGCCCTGCATAGCAAAGGCCAATTCATACAGCAGCAATGTAAAGAGAAATATGTTTTATGTTGAAGTCTTAAACTATGCTATGCCAACAGTAAAGACTACTTCTTTTTCTGAAGATGATATGGCAGAAAATTGTTTTTCTATAGGGAACACTATTTTGAAGACTGTAGGATTAGATATAAATAACCCAAAATCTCTTTTAGGAAGAGAGGTGGCTTTTTTAGGACTAGGTTATTCAAAAAATGAAGATATAAGTTTTAATGAGTTTAAGTTAGATGACAAACAGATTAAAAAAAATGGAAGTACGTCTAAATCAAATACTCAAAATGATTTGAATTTGGAAAATAGAGATGTAACTGTGTATAATCCAAAACTTAAAAAAACTTTAGACGTGAGTAAACCTGAGGTACTAATATATCATACCCATACTACGGAAAGCTATAAGCCAGGTGCTGCAAATAGTTTTGATACTACTCAAAATGTATGTGCAGTAGGAGATGTGATAGTAAATGAACTTCAAAATAACTATGGTATATCTGCAATAAATGATAAAACAGTGCATGATGCAGAAGCTTATACCCAAAGTTATTCCAGATCAGCTGTAACACTTGACAAGTATTTAAAAAAGTATGGTGATTTTAAGCTTATAATAGATTTACACAGAGATTCTGTAGATGATAAAAAATCAGTTACAGCCAGGATGAATGGAGAAAATATATCTAAATTTATGTTAGTTATGGCCAGAAAAAATCCTCACTTTGATAAGAACATGGCTATGGCAAATTCTATAATAAATACTTCAAATAAGCTATTTCCAGGACTTTGCAAGGGAGTTTGTTACTATAATTATGGAACAAGGTACTTTAATCAGGATAAGAGCAACAATGCAATATTAATGGAGATTGGGGCAGATATAAACACTTCAGATGAATCCAAAGCCACAGGTAAATATGTTGCTAGAATAATAGCAGAGGTACTTAATAATAAGTGA
- the lepA gene encoding translation elongation factor 4, whose product MQSERQKHIRNFSIVAHIDHGKSTLADRLIEKTGTLTEREMDSQVLDNMDLEKERGITIKSQAVRLIYKRPSGEEYILNLIDTPGHVDFNYEVSRSLAACEGAILVVDATQGIQAQTLANCYLALDHDLEIVPVINKIDLPSARPEEVKNEIEDVIGIEASDAPTVSAKTGLNIEQVLEAIVSKVPAPEGDENAPLKALIFDSNYDSYRGVVCHIRVMEGVIKPGMKIKLMVTGKVYEVTETGIFVPNFMPRDGLKAGDVGYFTASIKNVRDARVGDTVTEASREAKEPLKGYRPVVSMVYSGIYPVDGAKYGELKDALEKLQVNDAALCFEPETSIALGFGFRCGFLGLLHMDVIQERVEREFNLDIITTAPSVIYKIGKTDGTVIELTNPTNMPEASEIKYMEEPIVKASIITPSEYVGAVMELSQNRRGTFKDMQYIETTRVSLNYEIPLNEIIYDFFDVLKSRTRGYASLDYELKGYKAAELVKLDILLNGEVVDALSMIVPEERAYERGRGIAERLKEIIPRQLFEIPIQAAVGGKIIARETVKAMRKDVLAKCYGGDISRKKKLLEKQKEGKKRMRQVGSVEIPQEAFMAILKTED is encoded by the coding sequence ATGCAGAGCGAAAGACAAAAACATATAAGAAATTTTTCTATAGTTGCTCATATAGACCATGGTAAATCTACACTTGCAGATAGATTAATTGAAAAGACAGGAACTCTTACTGAGAGGGAGATGGACTCCCAGGTACTTGATAATATGGATTTGGAAAAAGAAAGAGGAATAACTATAAAGTCTCAGGCTGTTAGACTTATATATAAAAGGCCTTCAGGAGAAGAGTATATACTAAATCTTATAGATACACCAGGACATGTAGATTTTAACTATGAGGTTTCAAGAAGCTTGGCAGCCTGTGAAGGGGCTATTTTAGTTGTGGATGCAACTCAGGGCATACAAGCACAAACCCTTGCAAATTGTTATTTGGCACTGGATCATGATTTAGAGATTGTTCCTGTAATAAATAAAATAGATTTGCCAAGTGCAAGGCCTGAAGAGGTAAAAAATGAGATAGAAGATGTTATAGGAATAGAAGCATCTGATGCACCAACAGTTTCTGCAAAAACTGGACTAAATATAGAACAGGTTTTAGAGGCAATAGTAAGCAAAGTGCCAGCTCCTGAGGGAGATGAGAATGCACCCTTAAAAGCTCTTATATTTGATTCAAATTATGATAGCTATAGAGGAGTAGTTTGTCATATAAGAGTAATGGAAGGCGTAATAAAACCTGGAATGAAGATAAAACTTATGGTTACAGGAAAAGTGTATGAAGTTACGGAAACAGGAATTTTTGTTCCTAATTTTATGCCAAGAGACGGACTTAAAGCAGGAGATGTAGGATACTTTACTGCATCCATTAAAAATGTAAGAGATGCACGTGTGGGAGATACAGTAACTGAAGCTTCTAGAGAAGCCAAAGAACCCTTGAAGGGATACAGACCTGTTGTTTCGATGGTATATAGTGGTATATATCCCGTAGATGGAGCAAAGTATGGTGAGCTTAAAGATGCACTGGAAAAGCTTCAGGTAAATGATGCAGCATTGTGCTTTGAACCAGAAACTTCTATAGCATTAGGGTTTGGATTTAGATGTGGATTTTTAGGACTTTTGCATATGGATGTTATACAGGAGAGGGTAGAAAGAGAATTTAACCTTGACATAATAACTACAGCTCCTTCTGTTATATATAAGATTGGAAAAACAGATGGTACTGTAATAGAACTTACAAATCCAACAAATATGCCCGAAGCTTCAGAAATAAAGTATATGGAGGAACCTATAGTAAAGGCATCAATAATAACGCCTTCTGAGTATGTGGGAGCAGTTATGGAACTTTCTCAAAATCGAAGGGGAACTTTTAAAGATATGCAGTATATAGAAACTACCAGAGTTTCTTTAAATTATGAAATTCCACTAAATGAAATAATATATGACTTTTTTGATGTATTAAAATCTAGAACAAGGGGTTATGCTTCACTTGACTATGAGTTAAAAGGATATAAAGCTGCTGAATTAGTAAAGCTTGACATACTTTTAAACGGAGAAGTGGTAGATGCATTGTCCATGATTGTTCCAGAAGAGAGAGCTTATGAAAGAGGAAGAGGTATAGCAGAAAGATTAAAGGAAATAATCCCAAGGCAGCTTTTTGAAATACCAATACAGGCAGCGGTAGGTGGAAAAATTATAGCAAGGGAAACAGTTAAGGCTATGAGAAAAGATGTACTTGCAAAATGTTATGGAGGAGATATATCAAGAAAGAAAAAACTTCTTGAAAAACAAAAAGAAGGAAAGAAGAGAATGAGGCAGGTTGGCTCCGTAGAAATTCCTCAGGAAGCATTCATGGCAATACTTAAAACTGAGGATTAG